A genomic window from Gymnodinialimonas ceratoperidinii includes:
- a CDS encoding D-lyxose/D-mannose family sugar isomerase, giving the protein MKRSEVNEIMAEADAFMRSFGFALPPFAYWTPDEMRANKDVARAVIEGRLGWDITDYGQGKYDELGLFLFTLRNGRLSDLQAGTGMCYAEKLLISKQDQISPMHRHYLKAEDIINRGGATMAIELNGSAPDGSFDPDAGGTVMCDGIERKFKAGEVLLFAPGESVTLMPGDWHKFWGEGGDVLIGEVSTVNNDDTDNWFREPIGRFSAIEEDVAPTHLLVSDYGEWLK; this is encoded by the coding sequence ATGAAACGTTCCGAAGTTAACGAGATTATGGCCGAGGCCGACGCGTTCATGCGCTCTTTCGGCTTCGCGCTGCCTCCATTTGCCTATTGGACCCCGGACGAGATGCGCGCCAACAAGGACGTCGCCCGCGCCGTGATTGAGGGTCGCCTTGGGTGGGACATCACCGACTACGGACAAGGGAAATATGACGAACTGGGCCTCTTCCTGTTCACCCTGCGCAACGGCCGCCTGAGCGATCTGCAGGCAGGCACCGGCATGTGCTACGCCGAGAAGCTGTTGATTTCAAAGCAGGATCAGATCAGCCCGATGCACCGCCACTACCTCAAGGCGGAAGATATCATCAACCGCGGCGGGGCGACGATGGCCATCGAGCTGAACGGCTCCGCGCCCGACGGCTCCTTCGACCCCGACGCGGGCGGCACCGTCATGTGCGACGGGATCGAGCGCAAGTTCAAAGCCGGAGAGGTTTTGCTGTTCGCGCCCGGTGAGAGCGTCACCTTGATGCCGGGCGACTGGCACAAGTTCTGGGGCGAGGGCGGTGACGTTCTGATCGGTGAGGTCTCGACCGTGAACAATGACGACACCGACAATTGGTTCCGCGAACCCATCGGTCGCTTCTCGGCGATCGAAGAGGACGTCGCGCCGACCCATCTGCTCGTGTCGGACTATGGAGAGTGGCTCAAGTAG
- the purD gene encoding phosphoribosylamine--glycine ligase, which produces MNILILGSGGREHSLAWAVLQNPKCDRLIVAPGNAGIAQIADCASLDVDDPSAVTDFAVENSIDFVIVGPEAPLAAGVVDMLRNAGILAFGPTAAAAKLEASKTFTKEICDAANAPTAAWARFTEAAPAREYVRERGAPIVVKADGLAAGKGVVVAMTVPEAISAIDHMFDGAFGEAGAEVVIEEFMGGEEASYFVLCDGKTCLPIGTAQDHKRAFDGDEGPNTGGMGAYSPAPVLTDEIAKAALEQIIEPTMAEMTRRGTPYTGVLYAGLMIENGAPRLVEYNARFGDPECQVLMMRLGGQALDLMLACAEERLAEAQVQWADDHAVTVVLAAQGYPGSYNKGSEIKGLREMPETSSEMVFHAGTTRQDGKITATGGRVLNVTARGKSLKAARDQAYAMAERIDWPEGFYRKDIGWRAL; this is translated from the coding sequence TTGAACATCCTTATCCTTGGCTCCGGGGGCCGCGAGCACAGCCTTGCATGGGCCGTCCTACAGAACCCGAAGTGTGATCGCCTGATTGTGGCACCCGGCAATGCGGGGATCGCGCAGATTGCCGATTGTGCAAGTCTGGATGTGGATGACCCAAGCGCCGTAACCGACTTCGCGGTCGAGAACTCCATTGATTTCGTGATCGTCGGGCCCGAGGCGCCATTGGCCGCAGGGGTTGTGGATATGTTGAGGAATGCCGGAATTTTGGCATTCGGGCCTACAGCTGCGGCTGCGAAACTTGAGGCGTCCAAGACCTTCACGAAGGAAATCTGCGACGCCGCCAATGCGCCGACGGCCGCCTGGGCGCGCTTCACCGAAGCTGCTCCCGCGCGCGAGTACGTCCGCGAACGTGGCGCGCCAATCGTGGTGAAGGCCGATGGTCTGGCGGCCGGCAAAGGGGTCGTCGTCGCGATGACGGTGCCCGAGGCGATTTCCGCCATCGACCACATGTTCGACGGCGCTTTCGGAGAGGCCGGTGCCGAGGTCGTGATCGAGGAGTTCATGGGTGGCGAGGAGGCCTCCTACTTCGTGCTCTGCGATGGCAAGACCTGCCTGCCCATCGGCACCGCGCAGGACCACAAACGCGCGTTTGACGGCGACGAAGGCCCGAACACGGGCGGCATGGGGGCCTATTCCCCTGCCCCGGTCCTGACCGACGAGATCGCCAAGGCGGCGCTGGAACAGATCATCGAGCCGACCATGGCCGAGATGACACGGCGCGGCACGCCTTACACCGGCGTGTTATATGCCGGCCTGATGATCGAAAACGGCGCGCCGCGTTTGGTGGAGTACAACGCCCGTTTCGGCGACCCGGAATGTCAGGTCCTGATGATGCGGCTCGGCGGTCAGGCGCTCGACCTGATGCTGGCCTGCGCCGAAGAGCGTCTTGCCGAGGCACAGGTGCAATGGGCCGATGATCACGCCGTGACGGTGGTGCTGGCGGCTCAAGGCTATCCCGGCAGCTACAACAAGGGCAGCGAAATCAAGGGCCTGCGCGAGATGCCGGAGACGTCATCCGAGATGGTTTTTCACGCCGGCACGACGCGGCAGGACGGCAAGATCACTGCCACGGGCGGACGCGTCCTGAACGTCACGGCGCGGGGGAAGAGCCTGAAGGCCGCGCGGGATCAGGCCTATGCCATGGCTGAACGGATCGATTGGCCCGAGGGCTTCTACCGCAAGGATATCGGCTGGCGCGCGCTGTAG
- the xseA gene encoding exodeoxyribonuclease VII large subunit yields MNDLIDDDGATGNAPEFTVTEISGAVKRTVEGAFSHVRVRGEIGRLSLPRSGHIYLDLKDDRSVLASVVWKGVAGRLTHRPEEGMEVIATGRLTTFPGQSKYQLVIEDLQPAGAGALMAMLEKRRAALAAEGLFDAGRKKPLPFLPEVIGVVTSPSGAVIRDILHRLRDRFPRKVLIWPVAVQGPKCAPEVANAIRGFNTLTPGGALPRPDLLIVARGGGSLEDLWGFNEEAVVRAAAESNIPLISAVGHETDTTLIDHASDYRAPTPTGAAEKAVPVRLDMLNWLRQQEGILSRGITGALTARRQRLTDLGRALPRPEALMDQARQRLDLAGLRLAPALTNRTRDARAELERLAARLDPALDRAVARKRLALGERAAGLTPSRLAHVARQGRRDLDRLAARLDPERLAARTSQMKERLSAARMRFAQTAVLSVQRRRETLDGLERMRRTLGYKETLGRGYAVIRAGDEVLTTRERAAGHAAMEIEFVDGRLGVTPTGATPKAAPKKATSGKASDGKKPGDNQGSLF; encoded by the coding sequence ATGAATGATCTGATCGACGACGACGGCGCGACGGGAAATGCGCCAGAGTTTACCGTCACAGAGATTTCCGGCGCCGTGAAGCGCACGGTGGAGGGCGCGTTTTCCCACGTCCGGGTGCGCGGCGAGATCGGGCGGCTTTCCTTGCCGCGCTCGGGTCATATCTATCTCGACCTCAAGGATGATCGCAGCGTGTTGGCCTCGGTCGTCTGGAAAGGCGTCGCAGGGCGCCTGACCCATCGCCCGGAGGAGGGGATGGAGGTCATCGCCACGGGTCGGCTGACGACCTTCCCCGGCCAGTCGAAATACCAACTGGTGATCGAGGATCTGCAACCGGCGGGCGCAGGCGCGCTGATGGCGATGCTGGAGAAGCGCCGCGCCGCGCTCGCGGCCGAGGGGCTGTTCGATGCCGGGCGCAAGAAGCCGTTGCCGTTCCTGCCCGAGGTCATCGGCGTCGTCACGTCCCCTTCCGGCGCGGTGATCCGCGACATTCTCCACCGCCTGCGCGACCGCTTCCCGCGCAAGGTGCTGATCTGGCCTGTCGCGGTGCAGGGGCCGAAATGCGCGCCCGAGGTGGCCAACGCGATCCGAGGCTTCAACACGCTGACCCCCGGCGGCGCGCTGCCGCGGCCTGACCTGCTGATCGTGGCTCGGGGCGGCGGCTCGCTCGAGGATCTCTGGGGCTTCAACGAAGAGGCCGTGGTCCGCGCCGCCGCCGAAAGCAACATCCCCCTGATCTCCGCCGTGGGCCATGAGACCGACACGACGCTGATCGACCACGCCTCCGACTACCGCGCGCCTACGCCCACTGGAGCCGCCGAGAAGGCGGTGCCGGTGCGTCTCGACATGCTGAACTGGTTGCGTCAGCAGGAGGGCATTCTGAGCCGGGGCATCACCGGCGCGCTGACCGCGCGGCGGCAGCGCCTGACTGACCTCGGCCGCGCTCTGCCGCGTCCTGAGGCACTGATGGACCAAGCCCGCCAGCGGCTCGATCTCGCGGGCCTGCGGCTGGCGCCGGCGCTGACCAACCGCACGCGGGACGCCCGGGCCGAGTTGGAGCGTCTGGCAGCGCGGCTGGACCCGGCGCTCGACCGCGCGGTGGCGCGCAAGCGGCTGGCGTTGGGCGAGCGGGCAGCGGGGCTGACGCCTTCGCGGCTGGCCCATGTCGCGCGGCAAGGGCGGCGGGACCTCGACCGATTGGCCGCACGGCTCGATCCTGAAAGGCTGGCGGCGCGGACGTCGCAGATGAAGGAGCGGCTCAGCGCGGCCCGTATGCGCTTCGCTCAGACGGCGGTGCTCTCCGTGCAGCGCCGCCGCGAGACGCTCGACGGGTTGGAGCGCATGCGCCGGACCCTCGGCTACAAGGAGACCCTCGGGCGCGGCTATGCCGTGATCCGGGCGGGCGACGAAGTGCTGACCACCCGCGAACGCGCCGCTGGTCACGCAGCGATGGAGATCGAGTTTGTCGATGGTCGGCTCGGCGTCACCCCGACCGGGGCCACGCCGAAAGCCGCGCCCAAAAAGGCGACCTCCGGCAAGGCATCCGACGGGAAGAAGCCCGGCGACAACCAGGGCAGCCTTTTCTAG
- a CDS encoding ABC transporter permease produces the protein MTETTADVQITRAPRNQWWDVWDQFRTHKGALFGLGFFIFALLFVYLGPLFWTLESTYIDIRARNTNHIISCLGVGGGWFSLEGWTSWFRDMPACFMSPEEFSRANPIYGLKVSWAHPLGADQLGRDTLARMMLGGQTSIAVGLTAMLLALFFGTLVGVLAGYFRKVDGPLMRFTDLFLAMPLLPLLLVIIMLFRDTLRSAFGPEGGIFVLIVVVIGLTSWMQTARVVRGDVLALKEREFVLAARSIGTPPWRLILRHVLPNVMSSIMVSATLGIANAIITESALSFLGLGFPSDFPTWGRLLFDATDWLSQNPERVIWPGLFISLTVLSVNYIGDGLRDALDPRIRGR, from the coding sequence ATGACTGAGACCACAGCCGACGTCCAGATTACCCGCGCCCCGCGCAACCAGTGGTGGGACGTCTGGGACCAGTTCCGCACCCACAAAGGCGCGCTCTTTGGCCTGGGCTTCTTCATCTTCGCGCTGCTGTTCGTCTACCTCGGGCCGCTGTTCTGGACGCTGGAGAGCACCTACATCGACATCCGCGCGCGCAACACGAACCATATCATCTCGTGCCTGGGTGTCGGCGGGGGCTGGTTCTCGCTCGAGGGCTGGACAAGCTGGTTCCGCGACATGCCCGCCTGTTTCATGTCGCCCGAGGAGTTCAGCCGCGCCAATCCGATCTATGGGCTGAAGGTCTCCTGGGCGCATCCGCTTGGCGCCGACCAATTGGGCCGCGATACGCTGGCGCGGATGATGCTCGGCGGGCAGACCTCGATCGCCGTGGGTCTCACCGCGATGCTGCTGGCGCTGTTCTTCGGGACATTGGTGGGCGTGCTGGCGGGCTATTTCCGCAAGGTCGACGGGCCGCTGATGCGCTTCACCGACCTGTTCCTCGCCATGCCGCTGTTGCCGCTGCTGCTGGTCATCATCATGCTGTTCCGCGACACGTTGCGCAGCGCCTTCGGGCCTGAAGGCGGCATCTTCGTCCTCATCGTCGTGGTCATCGGCCTGACCTCGTGGATGCAGACCGCGCGCGTCGTGCGCGGCGACGTGCTGGCGCTGAAGGAGCGCGAGTTCGTCCTCGCCGCCCGTTCCATCGGGACACCGCCATGGCGGCTGATCCTGCGCCACGTGCTGCCGAACGTCATGTCCTCGATCATGGTCTCGGCCACCCTCGGGATCGCCAATGCGATCATCACGGAGTCGGCGCTGTCGTTCCTGGGCCTCGGCTTCCCGTCGGACTTCCCGACATGGGGCCGGCTGCTGTTCGATGCTACCGATTGGCTGAGCCAGAACCCCGAGCGGGTGATCTGGCCGGGCCTGTTCATCTCGCTCACCGTGCTGTCGGTAAACTACATCGGCGACGGCCTGCGCGACGCGCTCGATCCCCGCATCCGGGGCCGCTAG
- a CDS encoding ABC transporter permease, with the protein MLTFTIRRLILAIPTLIFISFVIFLIVKLSPSDPTAGLPLTIPPEVREAIRESLGVNDPVFVQYFKWLKLMLWDEPLHLFDGWFGTSMAPDGPRIISYQTRSPVMDLIMQRMPQTLWVVGTSYIVGILIAVPLGVVSAYKQYSWFDQVGTFVSMIGFSVPTFFTGVLFIVIFAVNLGWFPSVYDTTLEVTDWESFTQQFRQMIMPVMVLGLFNASQISRYMRASMLDNLNQDYVRTARAKGLGESVVVLVHVLRNSMIPVVTVIALNVPAVFGGAIITEQVFKVNGIGQLLIIAIQAGDVPVVQTVSFIFAVLIVLFNLIADILYGVLDPRIRYD; encoded by the coding sequence ATGCTGACCTTCACCATCCGCCGCCTGATCCTTGCGATCCCGACGCTGATCTTCATCAGCTTCGTGATCTTCCTGATCGTGAAACTGTCCCCCTCGGACCCCACCGCCGGACTGCCGCTGACGATCCCGCCAGAAGTGCGCGAGGCGATCCGCGAGAGCCTGGGCGTCAACGACCCGGTCTTTGTGCAATACTTCAAGTGGCTCAAGCTGATGCTCTGGGACGAGCCGCTGCACCTATTCGATGGCTGGTTCGGCACCTCCATGGCGCCGGATGGGCCGCGTATCATCTCCTACCAGACCCGCTCTCCGGTGATGGACCTGATCATGCAGCGGATGCCCCAGACCCTCTGGGTTGTCGGCACCTCCTACATCGTCGGCATCCTGATCGCGGTGCCGCTCGGGGTGGTCTCGGCCTACAAGCAGTATTCGTGGTTCGACCAGGTCGGTACCTTCGTCTCGATGATCGGCTTCTCGGTCCCGACGTTCTTCACCGGTGTCCTGTTCATCGTGATCTTCGCGGTGAACCTCGGCTGGTTCCCCTCGGTCTACGACACCACGCTGGAGGTCACGGATTGGGAGAGCTTCACGCAGCAGTTCCGCCAGATGATCATGCCGGTGATGGTGCTCGGGCTGTTCAACGCCTCGCAGATCTCGCGCTACATGCGGGCCTCGATGCTCGACAACCTGAACCAGGATTACGTGCGCACAGCGCGCGCCAAAGGCCTTGGTGAAAGCGTCGTGGTGCTGGTGCACGTGCTGCGCAACTCGATGATCCCCGTGGTCACGGTGATCGCGCTGAACGTGCCCGCCGTCTTCGGCGGTGCCATCATCACCGAGCAGGTGTTCAAGGTGAACGGCATTGGCCAGCTGCTGATCATTGCCATTCAGGCGGGCGACGTGCCGGTGGTGCAGACCGTCAGCTTCATCTTTGCCGTCCTGATCGTGCTCTTCAACCTTATCGCCGATATCCTCTACGGCGTTCTGGATCCGAGGATTCGCTATGACTGA
- a CDS encoding peptide ABC transporter substrate-binding protein, with protein MKHTSILLGAAAAFACAPLAALADGHLARGGSGHLNIIYWQAPSTLNPYLSGGTKEVEAASLVLESLARFDDTGEMVPWLAAEIPTVENGGVSEDLTQITWTLQEGVTWSDGSPLTANDAVFTWEYCTHPEGGCAQASYFDGVESIVAVDDTTIEVTFAEPTPFPYTALVGSESPIIQAAQFADCLGARAPECTEANFGPIGTGPFVVTDFRPNDVIELAANDNYRVPDQPHFATVTFKGGGDATAAARSVLETGEFDYAWNLQIDPTILAQMEAQGNGTVVTAFGTSVERLHLNQTNPDPALGDLRSTVEGGPHPFLTNPIVGQAMSMAIDRALLVEVGYGAGGQPTCNVLPAPEAYASTANDGCLVQDIDGANALLDEAGIVDTDGDGIRELDGVPLSVLYQTSTNAVRQDTQALVKQWWAEIGIDAELRNIDASVFFGGDPASPDTFQKFYADVEMYTNNFAGVDPQAYMANWLCSDIPGPDTQWQGANIQRYCDPEYDALVAEMARTADLEARGELAMAMNDMIMQSYSIIPLVHRGGVSAHANSLGGIRMSDWDSELWNIAEWHRIPE; from the coding sequence ATGAAACATACATCCATCCTTCTCGGAGCGGCGGCGGCCTTCGCCTGTGCTCCACTGGCCGCGCTGGCCGACGGGCACCTTGCCCGCGGTGGCTCGGGCCACCTCAACATCATCTATTGGCAAGCACCCTCCACGCTGAACCCCTACCTGTCCGGCGGCACCAAGGAAGTGGAAGCGGCCTCGCTGGTTCTCGAAAGCCTCGCCCGCTTTGACGACACCGGCGAAATGGTGCCGTGGCTTGCTGCGGAAATCCCGACGGTTGAAAACGGCGGTGTTTCCGAGGATCTGACCCAGATCACATGGACGCTGCAGGAAGGTGTCACCTGGTCCGACGGCTCACCGCTGACGGCAAACGACGCGGTCTTCACCTGGGAATATTGCACCCATCCCGAAGGCGGCTGTGCACAGGCCTCCTACTTCGACGGTGTCGAGAGCATCGTGGCCGTGGATGACACGACCATCGAGGTGACCTTCGCCGAACCCACGCCGTTCCCCTACACGGCGCTGGTCGGCTCCGAGAGCCCGATCATCCAGGCGGCTCAGTTCGCAGACTGCCTCGGCGCCCGCGCGCCCGAGTGCACCGAGGCCAACTTCGGCCCCATCGGCACCGGTCCCTTCGTGGTCACCGATTTCCGTCCGAACGACGTGATCGAGCTGGCAGCGAACGACAACTACCGCGTGCCGGATCAGCCTCACTTCGCGACCGTGACCTTCAAAGGTGGTGGCGATGCGACGGCTGCAGCGCGTTCCGTGCTTGAAACCGGCGAGTTCGACTACGCATGGAACCTGCAGATCGACCCGACGATCCTGGCTCAGATGGAAGCCCAGGGTAACGGTACGGTCGTGACGGCCTTCGGCACCTCGGTCGAGCGTCTGCACCTGAACCAGACCAACCCCGATCCGGCACTGGGTGACCTGCGCTCCACCGTGGAAGGCGGACCCCACCCGTTCCTGACCAACCCGATCGTGGGTCAGGCCATGTCCATGGCCATCGACCGCGCGCTGCTGGTTGAAGTGGGTTACGGCGCAGGCGGTCAGCCGACCTGTAACGTTCTGCCCGCGCCCGAGGCCTATGCCTCGACCGCCAACGATGGCTGCCTCGTGCAGGACATCGACGGCGCCAACGCCCTGCTTGATGAAGCCGGCATCGTCGACACCGACGGCGACGGCATCCGCGAGCTGGATGGTGTGCCGCTTTCCGTGCTCTACCAGACCTCCACCAACGCCGTCCGTCAGGACACGCAGGCTCTGGTGAAGCAGTGGTGGGCCGAGATCGGCATCGACGCCGAGCTGCGCAACATCGACGCATCCGTCTTCTTCGGTGGCGATCCGGCATCCCCGGACACGTTCCAGAAGTTCTACGCGGACGTCGAGATGTACACCAACAACTTCGCAGGCGTTGACCCGCAGGCCTACATGGCCAACTGGCTGTGCTCGGACATCCCGGGCCCGGATACCCAGTGGCAGGGTGCCAATATCCAGCGTTACTGTGACCCCGAGTACGATGCGCTGGTGGCTGAAATGGCCCGCACCGCGGACCTCGAGGCACGTGGCGAACTGGCCATGGCAATGAACGACATGATCATGCAGTCCTACTCGATCATTCCGCTCGTTCACCGTGGTGGTGTTTCCGCTCACGCAAACTCGCTCGGCGGCATCCGCATGTCCGACTGGGATTCGGAGCTGTGGAACATCGCTGAATGGCACCGCATCCCCGAATGA
- a CDS encoding ABC transporter ATP-binding protein — MYFPIHTGLLRKHTGDVKAVDGVNFDIYEGETLGLVGESGCGKSTCGRAVIRLYDPTSASIKIDGTELAWANDKARKIDAAASKIARNVSFAIFGVGIVLMALLAIQFEAFAQGWAVALQAAVLIGLTIGGYFVTRDRVRSARAQAAGISEDDFAPSENDLRRLRPTMQMVFQDPQASLNPRMTVAAIIGEPLSEHTKMSKSERDARIYELLDAVGLNRDFANRYPHEFSGGQRQRIGIARALALNPKFIVCDEPIAALDVSIQAQVVNLLEDLQEKLGLTYLFISHDLSMVRHIADRVAVMYLGKIAELGPRDALFADPLHPYTKALLSAVPEPDPASHDVAERVILQGDVPSPSNPPVGCNFCTRCPAVMDICRVNDPEMKEVRPGRFVACHLYD; from the coding sequence ATGTACTTCCCGATCCATACCGGGTTGCTGCGCAAGCACACCGGCGACGTGAAGGCCGTCGATGGCGTGAATTTCGACATCTACGAGGGCGAAACCCTTGGCCTCGTGGGAGAATCCGGTTGCGGCAAGTCCACCTGTGGGCGTGCGGTGATCCGGCTCTATGATCCCACCAGCGCCTCGATCAAGATCGACGGGACGGAGCTCGCCTGGGCCAACGACAAGGCCCGCAAGATCGATGCCGCAGCCTCAAAGATCGCGCGCAACGTGAGCTTTGCCATTTTCGGCGTCGGTATCGTGCTGATGGCGCTTCTGGCGATCCAGTTTGAAGCCTTCGCCCAGGGTTGGGCCGTGGCACTGCAAGCGGCCGTGCTGATCGGGCTGACCATCGGCGGATATTTCGTGACCCGGGACCGGGTGCGCAGTGCCCGCGCGCAGGCCGCGGGAATTTCTGAGGATGATTTCGCCCCGTCCGAAAACGACCTGCGCCGCCTGCGCCCCACCATGCAGATGGTCTTCCAAGATCCGCAGGCCTCGCTCAACCCGCGCATGACCGTGGCCGCAATCATCGGAGAGCCGCTTTCAGAGCACACCAAGATGTCGAAGTCCGAACGCGACGCGCGCATCTACGAGCTGCTCGACGCCGTCGGCCTCAACCGTGACTTCGCGAACCGCTATCCGCATGAGTTTTCCGGCGGCCAGCGGCAGCGCATCGGCATCGCCCGCGCGCTGGCCCTGAACCCCAAGTTCATCGTCTGCGACGAGCCGATCGCGGCGCTCGACGTGTCGATCCAGGCGCAAGTGGTCAACCTGCTGGAGGACCTGCAGGAAAAGCTCGGCCTCACCTACCTGTTCATCTCCCACGACCTGTCGATGGTGCGCCATATCGCCGACCGCGTGGCCGTGATGTACCTCGGAAAGATCGCCGAACTCGGCCCGCGCGACGCGCTTTTCGCCGATCCGCTGCACCCCTACACCAAGGCGCTTCTGAGCGCCGTGCCGGAGCCCGATCCCGCCTCCCATGACGTGGCCGAGCGGGTGATCCTGCAAGGCGATGTGCCCTCGCCCTCGAACCCGCCCGTGGGGTGCAACTTCTGCACCCGTTGTCCCGCCGTGATGGACATCTGCCGGGTGAATGACCCCGAGATGAAAGAAGTGCGCCCGGGCCGCTTTGTCGCCTGCCACCTCTACGACTGA
- a CDS encoding ABC transporter ATP-binding protein has protein sequence MPDGADSQMPAGVDSYVLDVRDLKTVFRTRRGEVHAVNDVSFRLKAGELLGVVGESGSGKSVTMMSLIRLLPMPPAEIRKGEVLFGDRDLMQISEDELRAIRGARIGMVFQDPMTSLNPVFNVGFQLMEPLRKHMGLDKKAARRRSIELLELVGIPDAERRLKDYPHQFSGGMRQRVMIAIALACDPEVLIADEPTTALDVTIQAQILELVKELRQKLGMAIVWITHDLGVIAGIADRVMVMYGGQVVEEGPVRELFDRPSHPYTKMLLETIPSITGDRADRLQVIQGQPPMLGADPSACAFRDRCPHAFARCAQENPLLEPVGVAPGHRAACFLNEESV, from the coding sequence ATGCCCGATGGGGCCGATTCTCAGATGCCCGCAGGGGTAGACTCGTACGTATTGGACGTGCGTGATCTAAAGACAGTGTTCCGCACCCGCCGGGGCGAGGTCCATGCCGTCAACGACGTCAGCTTCCGGTTGAAAGCCGGGGAGTTGCTAGGTGTTGTGGGGGAGTCCGGTTCGGGCAAATCCGTCACCATGATGTCACTGATCCGGCTGCTGCCGATGCCCCCTGCCGAGATCCGCAAGGGCGAGGTTCTCTTCGGCGACCGCGACCTGATGCAGATCAGCGAAGACGAGCTGCGCGCCATTCGTGGCGCCCGGATCGGGATGGTGTTTCAGGATCCGATGACCTCGCTCAACCCGGTGTTCAACGTGGGCTTCCAGTTGATGGAGCCTCTGCGCAAGCACATGGGGCTGGACAAGAAGGCCGCGCGTCGCCGCTCCATCGAATTGCTGGAGCTCGTGGGCATCCCCGACGCGGAACGGCGCCTCAAGGATTATCCGCACCAGTTTTCCGGCGGCATGCGTCAGCGCGTGATGATCGCGATTGCACTGGCTTGCGACCCCGAGGTTCTGATCGCGGACGAGCCGACCACGGCGCTCGACGTGACGATCCAGGCCCAGATCCTCGAGTTGGTGAAAGAGCTGCGCCAGAAGCTTGGCATGGCGATTGTCTGGATCACCCATGATCTTGGCGTGATCGCGGGCATCGCGGACCGCGTGATGGTGATGTACGGCGGCCAGGTGGTGGAGGAAGGCCCGGTGCGCGAGTTGTTCGACCGCCCGAGCCATCCCTACACGAAGATGCTTCTTGAAACGATCCCGAGCATTACCGGAGACCGGGCCGACCGCCTGCAAGTGATCCAGGGGCAGCCGCCGATGCTTGGCGCCGACCCTTCCGCCTGCGCGTTCCGCGACCGGTGCCCCCATGCTTTCGCGCGTTGCGCGCAAGAGAACCCCCTGCTTGAACCGGTCGGCGTGGCTCCGGGCCACCGGGCCGCGTGCTTCTTGAACGAGGAGAGCGTCTGA
- the argE gene encoding acetylornithine deacetylase translates to MTHVLSPRDLLSKLVSFPTVSRDSNLELVDWVADYLASHGIDSARDHDETGKKASLFAHVGPEEDGGIVLSGHTDVVPVDGQKWDTDPFFVTEKDGKLFGRGTCDMKGFDALAIWSVVEAKRRGISRPMQLALSRDEEIGCVGAPPMIEAMAGLPRASMAIIGEPTEMGIINGHKGGTGFDLHFRGFEVHSSLQDRGVSAVMEGARLIQWCNEQNEASVAAADPNSPFDPPFSTLHVGMIEGGTAHNITAKDCFFVLSLRALPNESVQEWREKILAEISRIEAGMKAVHPDAEIRVNPRWDVPGLRKEDGGEAETMVRKLTGLNSSGVVSFGTEAGQFQAAGYSAVVCGPGSIEQAHQANEFITLDQFQQGQAFMEKLLSEVA, encoded by the coding sequence ATGACACACGTCCTCTCTCCGCGAGACCTCCTCTCGAAACTCGTCAGCTTTCCGACCGTCAGCCGGGACAGCAATCTGGAACTGGTGGATTGGGTGGCGGATTATCTGGCGAGCCACGGCATCGACAGCGCCCGTGACCATGACGAGACGGGAAAGAAAGCATCGCTGTTCGCCCATGTGGGACCCGAGGAGGACGGTGGCATCGTCCTGTCCGGTCACACCGACGTGGTCCCCGTCGACGGTCAGAAGTGGGACACCGACCCGTTTTTCGTCACCGAGAAGGACGGAAAGCTCTTCGGTCGCGGCACTTGCGACATGAAGGGCTTTGACGCCCTCGCGATCTGGAGCGTGGTGGAGGCGAAGCGCCGGGGGATATCGCGCCCGATGCAACTCGCGCTCTCGCGGGACGAGGAAATCGGCTGCGTCGGTGCGCCACCGATGATCGAGGCGATGGCTGGCCTGCCGCGCGCCTCCATGGCGATCATCGGCGAGCCGACCGAGATGGGCATCATCAATGGCCACAAGGGTGGCACCGGCTTCGATCTGCATTTCCGCGGGTTCGAGGTCCATTCCTCGCTACAGGATCGCGGCGTCTCGGCGGTCATGGAAGGCGCGCGCCTGATCCAGTGGTGCAACGAACAGAACGAGGCATCGGTGGCGGCGGCGGACCCGAACTCGCCCTTCGACCCGCCTTTCTCGACGCTCCACGTCGGCATGATCGAGGGCGGCACCGCTCATAACATTACGGCCAAGGACTGCTTCTTCGTCCTCTCGCTCCGCGCCCTGCCGAACGAATCGGTGCAGGAATGGCGCGAGAAGATCCTCGCCGAGATCTCGCGGATCGAAGCCGGGATGAAAGCTGTCCACCCTGACGCGGAAATCCGCGTGAACCCGCGGTGGGATGTGCCCGGCCTGCGCAAGGAAGACGGCGGCGAGGCCGAGACCATGGTGCGCAAGCTCACCGGCCTGAATTCCTCGGGCGTTGTCAGCTTCGGCACCGAGGCCGGACAGTTTCAGGCGGCGGGCTATTCCGCCGTGGTATGCGGGCCCGGCTCCATCGAGCAGGCGCATCAGGCGAACGAATTCATCACCCTCGACCAGTTCCAGCAGGGACAGGCCTTCATGGAAAAGCTGTTGTCCGAGGTTGCATGA